tgttttctcaaggtattttattttcagccTCCAAGTCCATAAGAAATTTAGAAGATGACATGGTATTTAATAGATTTAGGCTGGGAAAAGCCTTTCAGAAGGAAGATACTGCAGAAAAATCAGTCGTTGCTCCTTCCCTGgaacaatataaaaatgatgaGAACAGTTTCATCAACAACgaggaaaacaaaaattcaaaggtAAGTGGCAATATGACCAATGTGACTTGTCGTTTATTTCAATGGAAATTTAAATGGTTTTTATGAATTTTCCAAAAAGTAAAATTGatactattttataaatagaagtaTATGCAAATAGTCACAGTATGCATAAAAACGACTGATGATATTTCATACATACCAGGTGGTTCCTTCCATCCTGGAAAATTACTCTtatacaaaaaagttttttttccaataaacttatatctgaagtatttttaaagagtCAAAAATGGTGCAAAGCACCTCTGAATTGAGCAATAAGAATATTAAACAACATTATAGTTCTATTCCCAATAAGACAGCTAAAAAACAAATCAACCTTCTCTTTACAGAACACAGGCTTCAAACATAATTTCTTAAATCGTGGTCTGCCACTGAATCTAGCTATAAAACCTTATCTTGCACTAAAAGGATCTGTAGCTTTCCCAGCTGAGAATGGAGTTCAGAATACTGAATCAAcacaagaaaagagagaaattggGGATGAAGAAAACTCAGCTAAATTTCCAATAGGAAGGAGAGATTTTGACAGtgagtagtttttttaaaacttaattcttACATCTTAAAATAGAACTCTTGAGTATAACTGAATTTGGATCcaatcataacaaaataaaataagaccatGGTTCCATTATAGTTGATATTAAGTGACACCTACCAAAAATGTgggattaaaaacatttaattaagtcaggtgtggtggtgatgtgcctgtagtcccagctaatcgtaaggctgaggcagtagagtCCCTTGAGCTCAGGTCAAGACCCAcccgggcaacatagcgagaccgaCATCTCGTAAACAAACTAAcagtaaaaatgcatttaattagttattataattttgttttactcAGAATTAGTTTTACtagatgcattattttttttcttaatatatattgtGTGATAATTATAGTCCTTTAAacaatttaaacttttttcccccttcagtgCTCAGGTGTATGCTGGGAAGAGTCTACCGACCTTGTTGGCAAGTCTGATACCTGTTGGTCCACATCATCTTTCAAGAAGATAACAAAAGCATTTAATTGCCAGTGGGAGGAAAAGCCCTTAATGTTACTCTAActtgtgtattattttaaatgtctgttttaaATGAAAGCAGTGTTAAGATATATCAGTAACCTGAATGATATGCTTTTTCTGTGTATTAAACTTTGGTGAAAATCCTGCATAATTATGACTTACTAGTATTTTTGAACAATGCTTAACATACTAACCATACTAACCTTACATAAACTCCAGACCAAATAATAGAGCATCATCATTTACACcttaatatcttaaaaattaagtGTCTCTTTGGTGAAtagtttaaatatgtataaatctaAAGCACATAAAGACAAATTCATAGTCTAAAATACTCAGTTAACTTTGTCTGGCCAATAATCAACTTGTCCTTGGCGGTACACTTTCTACCTTTTCCTACTCTGGCTAGTTTGCATTCCAATTTATTATGTGAATTGTTTGATGTCTTAGgtatcttaacatttttatgttgagGTGGGTCATTTCCATTATCACAGAGAATGTTTTCACCATCCAAATCCACCTGTTTCCTTTTTGAGGTTTTATTTCCTGTCTGACTACTtgattttcttgataatttttcattttcactccTGTCCAGATGAACATTTCCAAAACTTGTTCCAATTGTTGATCTTCCAACAGGTGAATTAATACCCTCTGTTATGCaagaggaaaaggggaagggaattatgtaatatttagtatatttctCATGAGAATTTTACAACAAACttctaaaatggctaaaatgtaCTCAAaaacttaaagtaaaataatgctataaattatatgattaaaAATTACAGCGACATTACTATcacattacttttcattttaccaTACCACCTCTCTCATCCCtaccaacaaatatttgtttgaagGCATGACATTTAGTCCTTaaacaaatgctacaaatcattTAGTTAAATCAAACTGTGTCCTATTCCTATCCATAAATTTGTacttatatttaatgttttaaataaactcatatctttaaaaatataaatctttacaTTTCATAGTACTTTGCAATAATAATCTagttttacttaaaattaattaGTAGACAAAAATTAAATTGTTGCTTAATTACTCAAATAAGGTCAATTACCAGAAAGGGCATTTTCCATGTGAAGAACATACAAAGGTTTTGATGCTGAATTAACATTATTCCAATCATCCTTGCTTATCATGTAGTCATCTTTATAAGTACAAGCAAACTGGGATCTAATTAAGGTCTGTTTCATCtgataacagaaagaaagaagaagatatgcaatttattcattattttgatttgttttttcatCTAGATAGATATATACTCTATAGTAACCAAGGTATCATATAAAATTTCccttaaaaattacattattcattgagaacttttaaccctttatttttcagtttataaacTCATTCATTGCTATCACtacaatttttgttcttttctgcaaAACTagctttatgtatatttataactttttgtaAAAGGTATCAAAAAACTAACTTTACACTCTTCATAggcctctgttacatattcctgTGTCTGGGCTGCTTTCGAGAGCAAGTtttattataaggaaaataatacaCACAATATACACAATCACAGAAAAATACAAGTTCTTCATTCTAAGAAACACACAGAACACaattcttttgggaaaaaaaatagcataggAAAGTCAATAAATTGGAGAAGGGAgaaatgctaaaatgaaaaaaagaaataagaccggtcaaaagaaataaaaacagaaaactagcCAAGTAACCgtaagataaaacaaaatggtGTTGAAAAGGCATTATTTCTTGAGTATTtaggaaaacaagaaagataattcaaatatattattctaGAAAAATTTGACCAATTGATTTAATggtcaaaaattcaaaatatacccTTCCATTTATCTTCAAATAACAAGATTTGAAGTGGGGCCTAAATTTCTACATATATAGGAGAATTTtcgaaagataaataaaattcttaaccATTGAAAAGGGTGccaaaaaagtaattttagaaatgtattctGCAAACATAAAACCAGTGAGCTGTTTTAAGGGTAGAAATTAATTTGGAACAAAGTAGCCTACATAGACAACTCAAATTTCAACAATTATAGCCGAGGAATAATACTATTCAAGTATAATGGGGAGATTTCTCCAAATAATTAGGAGTCATTTCAAACCCTTTCCAGAAATGGacaaactttaaatttaaaataaaggattcaaaaaaaaaaaaaaatttaaaaaataaaataaggccaggcgctgtggctcacgcctgtaatcctagctcttgggaggccgaggcgggcggattgctcaaggtcaggagttcaaaaccagccagagcgagcaagagcgagaccccgtctctactataaatagaaagaaattaattggccaactgatatatatataaaaaattagccgggcatggtggcgcatgcctgtagtcccagctactcgggaggctgaggcagaaggatcactcaagcccaggagtttgaggttgctgtgagctaggctgacgccacggcactcactctagcctggacaacaaagcgagactctgtctcaaaaaaaaaataaataaataaaataaataaaataaaataaaataaaataaaataaaataaaataaaataaaataaaataaaataaaataaaataaaataaaataaaggattcaATAAAAAGGGCTTCAACAACT
This Microcebus murinus isolate Inina chromosome 10, M.murinus_Inina_mat1.0, whole genome shotgun sequence DNA region includes the following protein-coding sequences:
- the PMCH gene encoding LOW QUALITY PROTEIN: pro-MCH (The sequence of the model RefSeq protein was modified relative to this genomic sequence to represent the inferred CDS: substituted 2 bases at 2 genomic stop codons), with the translated sequence MAKMSRSSYILILTFALFSQGILFSASKSIRNLEDDMVFNRFRLGKAFQKEDTAEKSVVAPSLEQYKNDENSFINNEENKNSKNTGFKHNFLNRGLPLNLAIKPYLALKGSVAFPAENGVQNTESTQEKREIGDEENSAKFPIGRRDFDSEXFFXNLILTS